Proteins found in one Streptomyces sp. CB09001 genomic segment:
- a CDS encoding FCD domain-containing protein produces the protein MTDRLAPVLRPVRAGNGFEEALEQILQVVRLGLVAGGERLPAERELAERLGISRVTLREVLRVLQDQGLVEARRGRYGGTFVLPRADAGGGDELRRRVAGVDIEDVLRFREVLEAGAAGLCAAHGLTDAGAARLREALAGTREAPLAQYRRLDTMLHLTLAELCGSPALAAQYAAVRATLNDLLDCIPLLVRNLEHSQRQHAALVEAVLDGDADGAREIAREHCAGTAALLRGFLA, from the coding sequence GTGACGGACCGGCTGGCGCCGGTACTGCGACCGGTGCGCGCCGGGAACGGCTTCGAGGAGGCGCTGGAGCAGATCCTCCAGGTCGTCAGGCTGGGCCTGGTGGCGGGGGGCGAGCGGCTGCCGGCCGAGCGGGAGCTGGCGGAGCGGCTGGGGATCAGCCGGGTGACGCTGCGCGAGGTGCTGCGGGTGCTCCAGGACCAGGGGCTGGTCGAGGCGCGGCGCGGCCGCTATGGCGGGACGTTCGTGCTGCCCCGGGCGGACGCGGGCGGCGGGGACGAGCTGCGGCGCCGGGTGGCCGGGGTCGACATCGAGGACGTGCTGCGCTTCCGGGAGGTGCTGGAGGCGGGCGCGGCCGGGCTGTGCGCGGCGCACGGGCTGACGGACGCGGGGGCGGCGCGGTTGCGCGAGGCGCTGGCCGGTACCCGGGAGGCGCCGCTGGCGCAGTACCGGCGGCTGGACACGATGCTGCACCTCACCCTGGCGGAGCTGTGCGGCTCACCGGCGCTGGCGGCGCAGTACGCGGCCGTCCGCGCCACGCTGAACGACCTGCTGGACTGCATCCCGCTGCTGGTGCGCAACCTGGAGCACTCCCAGCGCCAGCACGCCGCGCTGGTGGAGGCGGTGCTCGACGGGGACGCGGACGGGGCGCGGGAGATCGCCCGGGAGCACTGCGCGGGCACGGCGGCGCTGCTGCGCGGGTTTCTGGCGTGA
- a CDS encoding gamma-glutamyl-gamma-aminobutyrate hydrolase family protein, with translation MADRPLIGVSTYLESGARWGVWELEAALLPAGYPRLVQRAGGLAAMLPPDAPEQAAAAVGRVDGLVIAGGPDVEPMRYGAEPDPRTGPPARARDTWELALIEAALAARVPLLGICRGMQLLNVALGGTLVQHIEGHAEVVGVFGGHPVHPVPGTLYAGAVPEETFVPTYHHQAVDRLGTGLVASAHAADGTVEALELPSGRGWVLGVQWHPEMGEDVRVVRALVDAARAG, from the coding sequence ATGGCCGACCGGCCGCTGATCGGGGTCAGCACGTATCTGGAGTCCGGGGCGCGCTGGGGCGTGTGGGAGCTGGAGGCGGCGCTGTTGCCGGCCGGTTATCCGCGGCTGGTGCAGCGGGCGGGCGGGCTGGCCGCGATGCTCCCGCCGGACGCGCCGGAGCAGGCCGCCGCGGCCGTAGGCCGTGTCGACGGGCTGGTGATCGCGGGCGGCCCGGACGTGGAGCCGATGCGTTACGGCGCCGAGCCCGACCCGCGCACCGGCCCGCCGGCCCGGGCCCGGGACACCTGGGAGCTGGCGCTCATCGAGGCGGCCCTGGCCGCGCGCGTCCCGCTGCTCGGCATCTGCCGGGGCATGCAGCTGCTCAACGTCGCCCTGGGCGGCACCCTCGTCCAGCACATCGAGGGGCACGCCGAGGTGGTGGGCGTCTTCGGCGGCCACCCGGTCCACCCGGTGCCGGGCACGCTGTACGCCGGTGCCGTGCCGGAGGAGACGTTCGTGCCGACGTACCACCACCAGGCGGTCGACCGGCTCGGCACCGGCCTGGTCGCGTCGGCCCACGCGGCGGACGGCACGGTGGAGGCCCTGGAACTGCCCTCCGGCCGCGGCTGGGTTCTTGGTGTGCAGTGGCATCCGGAGATGGGCGAGGACGTACGGGTGGTGCGGGCCCTGGTGGACGCGGCCCGGGCGGGCTGA
- a CDS encoding XRE family transcriptional regulator gives MGDHKDQHLRVGAAVRRRRRDLELTLAVVSERSGLSVPFLSQIENDRARPSQTSLEKVADALRTTAVELLAAADPACSVDVVRAEDPDPELTPRVRSLVRGHHQMHASEFTGDHDAGRELQYRNDQLMYVTEGAVEIEAEGRAYRLGRGDTLYLTGGVRHRWRATVPDTRLIVVAVAEHIEAVREGPRR, from the coding sequence ATGGGCGACCACAAAGATCAGCACCTCCGGGTGGGCGCGGCCGTACGGCGGCGGCGCCGGGACCTCGAACTCACCCTCGCCGTGGTGTCCGAGCGCAGCGGCCTGTCCGTGCCCTTCCTGAGCCAGATCGAGAACGACCGGGCGCGGCCCAGCCAGACCTCCCTGGAGAAGGTGGCCGACGCCCTGCGCACCACCGCCGTGGAACTGCTCGCCGCGGCCGACCCCGCGTGCAGCGTCGACGTGGTCCGTGCCGAGGACCCCGACCCCGAGCTGACACCCAGGGTGCGCTCCCTGGTGCGCGGGCACCACCAGATGCACGCCTCCGAGTTCACCGGCGACCACGACGCCGGGCGGGAACTGCAGTACCGCAACGACCAGTTGATGTACGTCACCGAGGGCGCGGTCGAGATCGAGGCCGAGGGCCGGGCCTACCGGCTCGGGCGCGGCGACACGCTGTACCTCACCGGCGGGGTGCGGCACCGCTGGCGGGCCACCGTGCCGGACACCCGGCTGATCGTCGTCGCCGTAGCCGAGCACATCGAGGCGGTCCGGGAAGGCCCCCGCCGGTGA
- a CDS encoding helical backbone metal receptor gives MRVVSLVPSLTEAVARTVPGALVGATDWCTHPAGLDVVRVGGTKNPETGRVLSLAPDLVVANEEENRAPDLDALRAAGVEVLVTEVRTVPQAISELDRVLTACGAPSRPRWLDEAQAAWTAQPVPERRATAVVPVWRRPWMVLGRDTFAGDVLARLGVDHLYAAHAERYPKIPVDELRAARPDVVVLPDEPYRFTADDGPEAFPGLPCALVDGRHLTWYGPSLAEAPRTLAAALRAVRR, from the coding sequence GTGAGGGTGGTCTCGCTGGTGCCGTCGCTGACCGAGGCGGTGGCGCGTACGGTGCCGGGTGCCCTGGTCGGCGCCACGGACTGGTGCACCCACCCGGCCGGTCTCGACGTCGTCCGCGTCGGCGGCACCAAGAACCCGGAGACCGGCCGCGTCCTCTCCCTCGCCCCCGACCTGGTCGTCGCCAACGAGGAGGAGAACCGGGCCCCCGACCTGGACGCCCTGCGGGCGGCAGGCGTCGAGGTGCTGGTGACCGAGGTCCGCACCGTCCCGCAGGCCATCAGCGAGCTGGACCGGGTACTGACGGCCTGCGGCGCACCCTCCAGGCCCCGCTGGCTGGACGAGGCGCAGGCCGCCTGGACGGCCCAGCCGGTCCCGGAGCGGCGCGCCACGGCCGTCGTGCCCGTCTGGCGCAGGCCCTGGATGGTGCTGGGGCGCGACACCTTCGCGGGCGACGTCCTCGCCCGCCTCGGCGTCGACCACCTGTACGCCGCGCACGCCGAGCGCTACCCCAAAATCCCGGTGGACGAACTGCGGGCGGCCCGCCCGGACGTCGTGGTCCTGCCGGACGAGCCGTACCGCTTCACCGCCGACGACGGCCCGGAGGCCTTCCCCGGCCTGCCCTGCGCCCTCGTCGACGGGCGGCATCTCACGTGGTACGGGCCGTCGCTGGCCGAGGCGCCCCGGACGCTGGCCGCGGCCCTGCGAGCAGTACGCCGCTGA
- a CDS encoding TDT family transporter has product MVTAAQPRSPSSVAGPAVRRVPAVRHLGPNWYACVMGTAIVGTAGAALPGQLPGLRAVCTAVWALSLVLLAVLLTARSLHWLHHRDQARAHLLDPSAAPFYGCLSMALLAVGGGALALGRDWIGAPAAVALATVLFTAGTVIGLAAAVAVPYLMAVRHRIEPGQASPVWLLPLVAPMVSAAVGPLLVPHLPAGQPRETLLLACVAMFGVSLFATLVTLPVVFGRLLTGGPLPLALTPSLFLVLGPLGQSTTAVGKFADMAPGVVPEPYAEGFSVFAVLYGVPVMGFALMWLALAAAHVVRARRAGMRFSMTWWSFTFPVGTCVTGAEALARETDLVVYDGLTVALYALLVAAWAVAAVHTARGLVSGVLLAGPRPASGAPRPATARTT; this is encoded by the coding sequence ATGGTCACCGCAGCCCAGCCCCGCTCCCCCTCCTCCGTCGCCGGCCCGGCCGTCCGGCGGGTCCCGGCCGTCCGGCATCTCGGGCCCAACTGGTACGCCTGCGTCATGGGCACCGCCATCGTCGGCACGGCGGGAGCCGCGCTCCCCGGGCAGCTGCCCGGCCTGCGCGCCGTCTGCACCGCGGTCTGGGCCCTGTCCCTCGTGCTGCTGGCCGTCCTGCTGACCGCCCGGTCGCTGCACTGGCTCCACCACCGCGACCAGGCCCGCGCCCACCTCCTCGACCCCTCGGCGGCCCCGTTCTACGGCTGCCTGTCGATGGCCCTGCTGGCGGTCGGCGGCGGCGCGCTCGCCCTCGGCCGGGACTGGATCGGCGCCCCGGCCGCGGTCGCCCTGGCCACCGTGCTGTTCACCGCCGGTACGGTGATCGGGCTCGCGGCGGCGGTCGCCGTGCCGTACCTGATGGCCGTACGCCACCGCATCGAGCCGGGGCAGGCCAGCCCGGTGTGGCTGCTGCCGCTCGTCGCACCGATGGTGTCCGCGGCCGTCGGACCGCTGCTGGTGCCGCACCTCCCGGCGGGGCAGCCCCGCGAGACGCTGCTGCTCGCCTGTGTGGCCATGTTCGGCGTGAGTCTGTTCGCGACGCTGGTGACGCTGCCGGTGGTCTTCGGCAGGCTGCTCACCGGCGGACCGCTGCCGCTCGCCCTGACCCCGTCGCTGTTCCTGGTCCTCGGTCCGCTCGGGCAGTCGACGACCGCCGTGGGAAAGTTCGCGGACATGGCGCCGGGGGTCGTGCCGGAGCCGTACGCCGAGGGCTTCTCGGTCTTCGCCGTGCTGTACGGGGTGCCCGTGATGGGCTTCGCGCTGATGTGGCTGGCCCTCGCCGCCGCACACGTCGTACGGGCCCGCCGGGCGGGCATGCGCTTCTCGATGACCTGGTGGTCCTTCACCTTCCCGGTGGGCACCTGCGTCACCGGCGCCGAGGCGCTGGCCCGCGAGACGGACCTGGTCGTCTACGACGGGCTCACCGTCGCCCTGTACGCCCTTCTCGTGGCCGCCTGGGCCGTGGCCGCCGTGCACACCGCTCGCGGCCTGGTCAGCGGCGTACTGCTCGCAGGGCCGCGGCCAGCGTCCGGGGCGCCTCGGCCAGCGACGGCCCGTACCACGTGA
- a CDS encoding LysR family transcriptional regulator, producing the protein MGSGTGSSANGGTSGGTSGGTSGGTEGGHDTRARQVAGSLAHRVPDLGAMELLLAVARLGSLGGAARELGITQPAASSRIRSMERQLGVALVDRSPRGSRLTDAGALVTDWARRIVEAAEAFDAGAQALRDRRDSRLRVAASMTIAEYLLPGWLVALRAQLPDTAVSLLAGNSAAVAERLLADDADLGFVEGVSVPTGLDSAVIGHDRLIVVTAPGHPWARRRRPLEAAELAATPLILREKGSGTRQVLDAALGGLARPLIELSSTTAVKAAAVGGAGPSVLSELAVGEELTTRRLVSVPVADVVLARDLRAVWPTGHRPTGPARQLLSLTRA; encoded by the coding sequence ATGGGCAGCGGTACGGGCAGCAGCGCGAACGGTGGCACGAGCGGTGGCACGAGCGGTGGCACGAGCGGTGGCACCGAGGGCGGGCACGACACGCGGGCACGGCAGGTGGCGGGCTCGCTGGCACACCGGGTACCGGACCTCGGGGCGATGGAGCTGTTGCTGGCGGTGGCGCGCCTGGGGAGCCTCGGCGGGGCGGCGCGCGAACTGGGCATCACCCAGCCGGCCGCCAGCAGCCGCATCCGCTCGATGGAACGGCAACTCGGCGTCGCCCTGGTGGACCGGTCGCCGCGCGGCTCCCGGCTCACCGACGCGGGGGCGCTGGTCACGGACTGGGCGCGGCGGATCGTGGAGGCCGCCGAGGCGTTCGACGCGGGGGCGCAGGCGCTGCGCGACCGGCGGGACTCACGGCTGCGGGTCGCGGCGAGCATGACGATCGCCGAGTACCTGCTGCCGGGCTGGCTGGTCGCGCTGCGCGCCCAGTTGCCGGACACCGCGGTGTCGCTGCTCGCGGGCAACTCGGCGGCCGTCGCGGAGCGCCTGCTGGCCGACGACGCCGACCTCGGCTTCGTGGAGGGGGTCAGTGTGCCGACCGGCCTCGACTCCGCGGTCATCGGTCACGACCGGCTCATCGTCGTGACCGCGCCGGGTCACCCCTGGGCCCGCCGCAGACGCCCACTGGAGGCGGCGGAGCTGGCGGCGACCCCGCTGATCCTGCGGGAGAAGGGCTCGGGCACACGGCAGGTCCTGGACGCGGCGCTGGGCGGCCTGGCCCGCCCCCTGATCGAACTGTCCTCGACCACGGCGGTGAAGGCGGCCGCGGTGGGCGGCGCCGGCCCCTCCGTCCTCAGCGAGCTCGCCGTCGGCGAGGAACTGACCACCCGGCGCCTGGTCAGCGTCCCCGTGGCGGACGTCGTCCTGGCCCGCGACCTGCGAGCGGTGTGGCCCACCGGCCACCGCCCCACCGGCCCGGCCCGTCAACTGCTGTCCCTGACCAGGGCGTAG